In Maridesulfovibrio sp., a single genomic region encodes these proteins:
- a CDS encoding LysE family translocator: MDGLTLAFIPVAAVLTVTPGADTMLVVNNTLTRSTADGICTVAGINAGLIVHALASAFGLSVILMHSATAFEAVKLAGALYIIYLGIQSLRSSRSPVIEDASFAKGSKGITASVREGFLTNVLNPKVAVFYLALLPQFISPGEDILHKSLLLMLIHVCLGITWFCIVVFSLGRMRHLISGPKFRKRLEAVSGIIFIALGLRMALDRS, translated from the coding sequence ATGGACGGACTCACTCTTGCGTTCATACCTGTGGCTGCCGTTCTTACCGTAACTCCGGGGGCAGACACCATGCTGGTAGTCAACAACACCCTGACCAGATCAACCGCTGACGGCATATGCACAGTTGCCGGAATAAACGCGGGGCTGATAGTTCACGCGCTTGCCTCCGCCTTCGGGCTGTCAGTAATACTCATGCATTCCGCCACGGCATTTGAAGCTGTAAAGCTGGCCGGAGCACTATACATCATCTATCTGGGCATACAGTCCCTGCGGTCCAGCCGCTCGCCGGTGATCGAAGACGCTTCTTTCGCAAAAGGCAGCAAGGGAATCACAGCATCGGTACGCGAAGGCTTCCTGACCAATGTACTGAACCCGAAAGTAGCCGTATTCTACCTTGCCCTGCTCCCGCAGTTCATTTCGCCGGGCGAAGATATCCTGCATAAATCACTCCTGCTCATGCTTATTCATGTCTGTCTGGGAATCACATGGTTCTGCATCGTTGTTTTTTCTCTGGGCAGAATGCGTCACCTTATCTCCGGTCCAAAATTCAGAAAAAGGCTGGAAGCTGTTTCCGGCATTATTTTCATTGCCCTCGGTCTGCGCATGGCACTGGACCGGAGCTGA
- a CDS encoding response regulator produces MKILVVEDSNTSRMYLREILRDVTGRDTEIDCAASGEEALEKYEQGRLAGKSYNLIFMDIILPGMDGLQALEKIRDIEQRNKLSEEEKTKAIVTTALDDDAKATRAFFQCEAISYITKPITIEKIRSELDKFGLI; encoded by the coding sequence ATGAAAATACTGGTAGTTGAAGACAGCAATACCAGCAGAATGTATCTCCGGGAAATCCTCCGGGACGTCACCGGCAGGGACACGGAAATAGACTGTGCAGCCAGCGGCGAAGAAGCTCTTGAAAAATACGAACAGGGCCGACTGGCCGGAAAGAGCTATAATCTCATTTTCATGGACATAATCCTTCCTGGAATGGACGGCTTGCAGGCGCTTGAGAAAATCAGGGATATCGAACAGCGCAACAAACTCTCCGAAGAAGAAAAGACCAAGGCAATAGTGACTACAGCGCTGGACGATGATGCCAAAGCCACCAGGGCTTTTTTTCAGTGCGAAGCCATTTCCTACATTACAAAACCTATCACTATAGAAAAGATCAGAAGCGAACTGGACAAATTCGGATTGATCTAG
- a CDS encoding D-sedoheptulose 7-phosphate isomerase, with product MSESALQKVIEHARAGLEVREAFFAQYSQLVVDVSRAMAVRLAQGSKILFCGNGGSAADCQHLAAELVNRFKLERPPLPGIALTTDTSILTAIGNDYSYEMVFEKQVQALGAPGDVLIGISTSGSSPNVISALKEAKRKNMVTVGMTGLSAGEMLPICDHIISVPSRDTAIIQEVHIAVGHLFCHLIDHFLFEAVTELEPYLTSE from the coding sequence ATGTCGGAATCAGCACTGCAAAAGGTAATTGAACACGCCAGAGCCGGACTTGAAGTCAGAGAGGCTTTTTTTGCGCAGTATTCGCAACTTGTTGTTGATGTATCCAGAGCCATGGCCGTGCGTCTGGCGCAGGGTTCCAAAATACTGTTCTGCGGCAACGGCGGCAGCGCGGCAGACTGCCAGCACCTGGCTGCGGAACTTGTAAACAGGTTCAAGCTGGAACGCCCGCCGCTGCCCGGCATTGCCCTGACCACAGACACATCAATACTCACAGCCATCGGCAATGACTATTCCTATGAAATGGTCTTTGAGAAGCAGGTTCAGGCCCTCGGCGCTCCGGGTGATGTCCTGATAGGAATAAGCACTTCCGGAAGCAGCCCGAACGTAATAAGCGCGCTCAAGGAAGCAAAACGCAAGAACATGGTAACAGTAGGCATGACCGGACTGAGCGCCGGAGAAATGCTACCGATCTGTGACCACATCATAAGTGTACCCAGCCGGGACACGGCAATCATTCAGGAAGTACACATAGCCGTCGGGCACCTTTTCTGCCACCTGATCGACCATTTTCTGTTTGAAGCCGTCACCGAACTGGAACCGTACCTGACATCGGAATAA
- a CDS encoding glycoside hydrolase family 3 protein: MKRLAFLLLVTVLLVAGCSLHANGNVSDTDELDRMIGQMVMVGFRGLDAGPGSPVADDIRAGVGGVILFSKDCVLSSPVRNIADPAQLKALTASLQGYAEIPLFIAVDQEGGRISRLSPENGFPATMSAAEIGNSGDPGAAFRSGKLIGRTMKEEGLNLDFAPVVDVNRNPGNPVIAGLQRSFSNDPETVAVLAEAFIKGLHSEGVLSCIKHFPGHGSSEGDSHKGFTDVTGTWSREELLPFEKLIRDGRTDMVMTAHIFNAELDPDNPATLSHRVISDLLRGDMGFDSIVITDDMGMGAISNIYGFKEAVLKAVNAGADIILLGNNLTYEPNPGIRAVDTIRELVHEGRISERRIRRSYERIMRVKKRMQLSD; the protein is encoded by the coding sequence ATGAAGAGATTGGCTTTCCTGCTACTTGTCACGGTTCTTCTGGTTGCTGGCTGCTCGCTGCACGCGAACGGGAACGTTTCCGACACCGACGAACTGGATAGGATGATAGGCCAGATGGTCATGGTCGGATTCAGGGGGCTGGATGCCGGTCCCGGCAGCCCCGTTGCCGATGATATCAGGGCCGGTGTAGGCGGGGTGATCCTTTTCAGTAAGGATTGTGTTTTGAGCAGCCCCGTGCGCAATATTGCCGACCCCGCTCAGTTGAAGGCTTTGACCGCTTCCTTGCAGGGCTATGCCGAAATTCCGCTTTTTATCGCCGTGGATCAGGAAGGCGGGAGAATTTCCCGTTTGTCTCCGGAGAACGGTTTTCCTGCTACCATGTCAGCCGCCGAAATAGGAAACAGCGGCGATCCCGGGGCCGCTTTCCGCTCCGGAAAGCTTATCGGGCGGACCATGAAAGAAGAAGGACTGAATCTTGATTTCGCGCCGGTAGTTGATGTTAACCGCAACCCTGGCAATCCGGTTATTGCGGGTCTGCAGCGCAGTTTTTCCAATGATCCTGAAACGGTGGCTGTTTTAGCAGAGGCATTTATCAAAGGGTTGCATTCGGAGGGTGTCCTTTCCTGCATCAAACATTTTCCCGGCCACGGAAGTTCTGAAGGGGACAGCCATAAAGGTTTTACGGACGTTACCGGAACCTGGAGCAGGGAAGAGCTTTTGCCTTTTGAAAAACTTATTCGTGACGGCAGAACTGATATGGTGATGACAGCCCATATATTCAATGCCGAACTTGATCCCGACAACCCCGCCACCCTTTCCCACAGAGTAATAAGCGATCTGCTGCGCGGGGACATGGGGTTCGATTCCATAGTGATAACGGATGATATGGGCATGGGGGCCATCAGCAATATTTACGGCTTCAAGGAAGCTGTTCTAAAGGCCGTGAATGCCGGTGCGGATATAATTCTGCTCGGCAACAATCTTACGTACGAGCCCAATCCGGGTATAAGGGCCGTGGACACAATCAGAGAACTTGTTCATGAGGGCAGAATTTCCGAAAGACGTATCCGCAGGTCGTATGAACGTATAATGCGGGTCAAGAAACGTATGCAGCTGTCTGATTAG
- a CDS encoding PAS domain S-box protein: MKTRSIYKLNNRIRNYICLFVGIFIASSLLAAVLFFWSLASEAKEKAETWTNYFTDRMLFLESAATSQTTFEHGLVSVLKISPAGKILDSHPFPAEIKSIRGSDLYTDISRLHPGDTRILKAPVPGENTLERIYLVKRMDSCFILAEIPYATLLPSGPQKLALCIRTLSGDCIYKSQKRCSLHKTNISGLSFSGMHAFAAARTGTEEFGGLTVTVAQDISVEFYSGILLITLTLSCLAIFIKRSAYLTWDLANNEKDFEKIGELMGRVSENPAKNMNSLSAIEYKAEKIRSVDWQAEADSMAFTENKDYIIATASFARNILILLDNMSEHSRELSRSRKRYMDLVQLARSIILRMDREGNCTFFNEYAQSFFGFTEKEMLGNNIVGTIIPKTERGDSELEKLIDYLLKYPENMPTSTNLNIRKDGSSAWIFWTNTPVFDNQGRLTEVLSVGIDVTEQKQAEEELEKTRNYIRDIIDSMPSVIIGLNASGRITHFNSAALPLAVMSVEMIEGAEVGEAFPDIARYEERIKGAIRTGVAETGIRTEDVLRPGTFQEIIIYPLTGGAGGAVIRIDDITERVRMDEMMIQTEKMMSIGGLAAGMAHEINNPLGGILQGIQNIVRRLSPDLPANIKAADKAGCRMDAIETYMEDRKIFRTLEGITDSGVRAAEIVSGMLEFSRKSDSRKAPGDLRLIMDKAEVLAAQDYDLKKSYDFKSIKITKKYAEDLNMVKCTATEIEQVFLNLLRNSAQAMAEWKEMECIPEVTVEMRNQGRMVICSVSDNGPGMNEKTCKRIFEPFYTTKAPGSGTGLGLSVSYFIITSNHLGKFQVRSTPGQGTAFTITLPALLMSGTAIQPKG, from the coding sequence GCAGACCACCTTTGAACATGGTCTTGTCTCGGTTTTAAAAATTTCACCTGCCGGTAAGATTCTGGACAGCCACCCTTTCCCTGCAGAAATAAAATCAATCCGTGGTTCCGATCTGTACACTGACATAAGCAGGCTGCATCCGGGAGATACAAGAATCCTGAAAGCTCCAGTCCCGGGCGAGAATACGCTGGAAAGAATATACCTTGTAAAAAGGATGGACAGTTGCTTCATCCTTGCCGAAATTCCCTACGCCACACTCCTGCCCAGCGGACCGCAGAAACTTGCATTATGCATCAGGACTCTTTCCGGGGACTGCATATACAAAAGTCAAAAAAGATGTTCCCTGCACAAAACCAATATATCCGGGCTCAGTTTTTCCGGTATGCATGCATTTGCAGCCGCCCGGACCGGCACGGAAGAATTCGGCGGCCTGACAGTAACCGTGGCTCAGGACATCTCGGTGGAATTCTATTCCGGAATACTTCTCATAACCCTGACTCTCAGCTGCCTGGCCATTTTCATTAAGCGCTCCGCCTACCTGACCTGGGATCTGGCAAACAATGAAAAGGATTTTGAAAAAATCGGTGAACTGATGGGACGGGTCTCGGAGAACCCGGCCAAGAATATGAACAGCCTTTCCGCAATTGAATACAAGGCTGAAAAAATCCGATCCGTGGACTGGCAGGCGGAAGCAGACAGCATGGCGTTCACCGAGAACAAGGACTACATAATCGCCACAGCTTCGTTTGCCCGCAACATCCTGATCCTACTGGATAACATGTCCGAACACTCACGGGAACTCTCCAGGTCCAGAAAGCGGTACATGGATCTGGTTCAGCTTGCGCGCAGTATTATCCTCAGAATGGACAGGGAAGGTAATTGCACTTTTTTCAATGAATACGCACAGAGTTTTTTCGGATTCACGGAAAAGGAGATGCTCGGAAACAACATTGTGGGAACGATCATCCCTAAAACGGAAAGAGGTGATTCGGAACTGGAAAAACTGATTGATTATCTGCTGAAATATCCTGAAAACATGCCGACCAGTACCAATCTCAATATACGTAAGGATGGAAGCTCGGCATGGATTTTCTGGACCAATACACCCGTATTCGACAATCAGGGACGGCTGACAGAAGTTCTTTCAGTAGGAATTGATGTGACGGAGCAGAAGCAGGCCGAAGAAGAGCTTGAAAAAACCAGAAACTATATCCGCGATATCATCGACTCAATGCCGTCAGTTATCATCGGACTGAATGCAAGCGGGCGCATAACCCATTTTAATTCCGCAGCGCTGCCACTGGCGGTAATGTCGGTTGAAATGATTGAAGGAGCGGAAGTAGGGGAAGCCTTTCCGGACATAGCCAGATACGAGGAACGGATTAAAGGGGCTATTAGAACAGGAGTTGCCGAGACCGGAATAAGGACAGAAGACGTGCTTCGCCCCGGAACATTCCAGGAGATAATCATTTATCCGCTCACCGGAGGAGCCGGGGGAGCGGTCATACGCATTGATGACATAACTGAACGCGTCCGCATGGACGAAATGATGATCCAGACTGAAAAAATGATGTCCATCGGCGGGCTGGCCGCAGGCATGGCCCATGAAATAAACAACCCGCTTGGCGGAATTCTGCAGGGCATACAGAATATAGTCCGCCGCCTTTCACCTGACCTTCCCGCCAATATTAAAGCCGCCGACAAAGCAGGCTGCAGAATGGATGCAATTGAAACATATATGGAAGACCGTAAAATTTTCAGGACCCTGGAAGGCATTACCGACTCAGGAGTCCGGGCAGCTGAGATAGTTTCAGGAATGTTGGAGTTCAGCAGAAAAAGCGATTCACGCAAGGCTCCGGGTGATCTGCGCCTGATAATGGACAAGGCGGAAGTATTGGCCGCTCAGGACTATGACCTTAAAAAGAGTTATGATTTCAAAAGCATAAAAATAACAAAAAAATATGCCGAAGATCTCAATATGGTAAAATGCACCGCTACTGAAATAGAACAGGTTTTCCTCAACCTGCTGCGCAATTCAGCTCAGGCCATGGCGGAATGGAAAGAAATGGAATGCATACCGGAAGTAACCGTAGAAATGCGCAATCAGGGCAGAATGGTTATCTGCTCTGTTTCCGACAACGGCCCGGGCATGAACGAAAAGACCTGCAAGAGAATTTTTGAGCCGTTCTATACGACCAAAGCGCCGGGTTCCGGAACCGGGCTCGGTCTTTCAGTTTCCTACTTCATTATTACCAGTAATCATCTGGGAAAATTTCAGGTCCGCTCAACTCCGGGCCAGGGTACGGCGTTCACCATCACACTTCCGGCATTGCTCATGTCCGGGACAGCTATCCAGCCGAAAGGCTGA